The Flavivirga eckloniae genomic interval TTTTAGCCAATTGAATCACTGTATCCAAATATCGACTCGCTTTTATTGGGTTTTGCTTTGCATGATATTCTCCCAGATTCGTATAACTGTGTAGTTGCCCACGTTTGTCATTTTTTATCTTACGAATATTAAGCGCCTCTAAAAACATAGGAAGCACCTCTTTTTTATCCCGAAGCCATTGCGCATAGGCAAAATTATGCAAGACTCTAGCATAGCGGGTTGAGCCTTTTTTTAACAAAGAATCTGATAACAATTCTCGTAATAAATTGGTAGCACCATTATAGTTCCCTTGTTCTTTATAAACAGTTGCTAAATTATTTTGATAGCTAATGATGTCACTTTTTGCATCGGTAATAGCTATAGCCATTTTATAATACTTAATAGCATCTGTAAAATTTAATAATTTTCTATTATTAGTTGCCAATTCATTATATACGGAAGCCAAGTTTTCCTTATCCGAACTATTGTTTAAATACTGTAAAGCTTCTACCAAGCTTTCTTTAGCGCTAAAAAAATCAGTGGTTTTCTTCTGGAGCATTGCAATATGTTTCATTGTAATACCCTCTTTTACTGTATCTCCTATTTTTGAAAAAAACTTTTTTGCTAGATGATAATAGAAAAACGCACTATCTGGCACACTAGTTAGTTCTTCATAATAGTAGCCTAAATTAAATGACGCTCTGGCTTTGTAGTACTTATTATCCATCTTTTGAGACCGTTTAGCCAAAAGATGATTGTAGTAAAAAAAACTATCACGTTGTTGTTTGTTTAAATGTAGAATCCCCTTTCTAGAAATAATGGCTAGGGCTAAAGAATCTAACGGCAATTTTTTCGAGCTGTTAAACGCACTATCAACATAAGCTATCTTTTCCTTTAACGTTCCTGATTTGTTTTTGCTTAATTCTAAAAATAAATAAGGTTTACTTTTTGGTTTAGAAATATCATTTTTTGCACAAGCATTTATAAGCAATACTAGTACAGTACTTAAAAAAAGAGTTTGAATTCTAGTGCGGTTTAACATTTTAGTTACATAGCTTATAATGAGGCAATTAAAAACAACTTTGTAAAACTAATAAAAAAAACCATACAAATTGTATGGTTTTAAGATTACAAATTAAGTAGTAAAAAACTACATCAATCATCTTTAGGCGGCGATTTAACTTCTTCGTCATCTCCTTCTGTAGCAAGTGGTTTTACTATTTCTTCATTCTCTTCTGCTAAATCAGTTTTTGTGCAAGATGTTGCTGTTAAAGTCAATAAAATCCCCATGCATACTAATAAACTTTTCATAATTATAAATTTTAAAGTGTTAATAAATTTTGGTTAAGCCGATTTGGAACATTAGTTTGCACTTGCTAAAGCTTTAACCGGTATGCGCTTTTTAAGTACACTTCAAAGGAACAAGGAAGGAAGAGGAAAGTGCTGTCATGACCGTCATGGAGGTCATGACAGAATTTGTTATATAAATGATATAGAGATTTTTAAGTACATTTGATGCATGCCAATCACGAAACTCACAGAAGAATTTCTGCCTGCATTCATTTATATTACAGACCAAATATTGGCTGAAGAGGATCCTATTGACTATAAAAAAATAGCAGAAGAAGGTGTACCTGCTAAAAAAGAAATTGATGTCCGCACCATAAAACGTGCTTTCGATCTTAGAGAGGAACTAGCAAAAAATAAATTAGAACGAAAAGTTTATAAGCCAACCTTAAAAACCCTAAATGTGCTTTGCGCCTATTATTTTGAAAATCCAGAAGAAAAATTTTTGAAAATCGCGAAAAACTACCGAGAAAAAATAGAAGAATATTATACAGAGCATAGCCCTAAAACACCCGTGATACAAGCAGTTTTTAAACCAAAGCCAGAAAAAATTCAATTTTTAGAACAGCAGCAAGACCAATATTTACACCTTAAAGGTACTGTTGAACAGCAATCGTTAAATGTTTTAATGAGCTCTATGGAACAAAATTTATTGAAACGCTTTGAAGGCCTGCAACAAAAAGTGAATGATGATTTGGAGATAAAAACCAAAATGATAACTCATTTAGAAAATAAAATAGAAGAATTGCAAAGCAAACTAAAACAAGCTAATTTTATGCATAATACATTAGGTGCTTTAGGCTTGTTCTTTGTTTCTATTAACTACGACTTTATGGACGATCAAAGTATTTTTGAAGCATTTTTAGATGATCATGACGATGATGGTGATTTGATAGATGATATTATATAATACTTCGTGAGGTTATGAACTTAAAAACAGAACGAAAAATAAAATTTTGGCTAACTACCATTTCTAAAGTCTTAGTAATTGCTCTCGTAATTTTTAAGCTTATTGATATTCTGTTCGACAAAAAAGATACAACTGTATTAGAAAAACAAACCTTAACCACTAATCCTCAAGAAAAACACATTACAGATTCCATCCCCCAAAAAGACTCTATTTTTAAGCCACAAAAAAAACATACTGTTCAAACACAAAATAATAAAACAGAAGATCAAAAAAATATAACAAAAGCAATTAGTCCTGTATACGCAAAACTAAACTTAGTAGAAGATAGCTTTATATGGCTAAAAGATAAACAAAAGTTTGTTTTAAAACTGGCAAATACCACTACTGCACTTGCAGAAAACGTAACGGTAAATGTTGTTCTAATATATGAAAAAGAGCAGCAAACCATCCCAATAAAAGATAAGACGCCTGTAAACCCTCTTGGAGTATTAAATCTAGATTTTACAGCTTCTAATACATTGCGTACCTCTTTACCAAAAAGTATTCTTTTGTGTATTAATTACGAAAGTAAAAATGCTAAACAAAAGAATTGGCATAAATACCAATTAGGAAATAAAATAACCGGTTCTGGTGCAATAGAAACAAGATCTGTACATTATACAACCCTTTCTGTTTCAAACGGTGTATATGTCAATACTCCTCCAAATTGTATTATACAAACTAAAAGTAATAGAGCAACTTCTAGTACAAAAGATAATGATATCACTTTAGAGGGTATAAAATCTAGCACGCGGCTATTTTTAAGAGGTTTAAATAATAAGTCTCAAATCACAATAAAAAATACAACGACTCCTAAACTCTATACACAACTTTCTTCAATAGGTTTTAGTAAATATAGTTATGGTTTTAGCGATGAATTTGACGTAGTCTCGCATACCAAAAGTACGGCCATAGTAAAGCTTGTTTTAACAGAAAAAGGACGAGCTACTTATTTACAGCAACAAAATATCTATGATGCCGAAAACAACTCTAAAAAAGTGAGCAATTTCTTTAAGTTCTTAAATAGGAAGGGGAGCAGCTGGGAAGGTAAGTTGATCAATCAAAATGGCATTTGGAAATTTGATGTGTTTTAATCTTACGAACTCAGAAATAATCGATTCATAACATTT includes:
- a CDS encoding tetratricopeptide repeat-containing sensor histidine kinase, translating into MLNRTRIQTLFLSTVLVLLINACAKNDISKPKSKPYLFLELSKNKSGTLKEKIAYVDSAFNSSKKLPLDSLALAIISRKGILHLNKQQRDSFFYYNHLLAKRSQKMDNKYYKARASFNLGYYYEELTSVPDSAFFYYHLAKKFFSKIGDTVKEGITMKHIAMLQKKTTDFFSAKESLVEALQYLNNSSDKENLASVYNELATNNRKLLNFTDAIKYYKMAIAITDAKSDIISYQNNLATVYKEQGNYNGATNLLRELLSDSLLKKGSTRYARVLHNFAYAQWLRDKKEVLPMFLEALNIRKIKNDKRGQLHSYTNLGEYHAKQNPIKASRYLDTVIQLAKKIKNPRAETDALQLLMQLHPKNIIFKDRYIFLKDSLYKQELKVKTQFAKMRYDDQQEKEQILQLQREKAEEKAALAIQKGQKILFLSLSGFLLIGGVSLYYALRQRYKKEKLKEVYNTEKLISKRLHDELSNDIYSLMAIIEQNPSTDSPYLLDSLEKIYGQTRTISHDHREIAVGESFATELKDTLSAFYNKETTVVVKGLETIAWEKVPDYKCIAIHRSLKEFMVNMKKHSEASLVAVNFKKEGKLLHITYSDNGIGMDEAQKFGVGLNNTGSRIAGIKGRIKFDSGNGHGTKITIIIPY